A stretch of the Alnus glutinosa chromosome 6, dhAlnGlut1.1, whole genome shotgun sequence genome encodes the following:
- the LOC133871022 gene encoding hydroxyproline O-galactosyltransferase HPGT3-like isoform X2, with amino-acid sequence MESLPTTMKSERRWRSKPLQASKPSLLMAFLSCVAWLYVAGRLWQDAENRKLLTGLLDKNSLQRPKVLTVEDKLTVLGCRDLERRIVDAEMELTLAKSQGYLKNQLQQSGSSSGQKLLAVIGVYTGFGSRLNRNVFRGSWMPKGDDLRKLEKRGVVIRFVIGRSANRGDSLDRNIDEENRSTKDFLILEGHEEAQEELPKKAKFFFSTAVQKWDAEFYVKVDDNIGLDLEGLIGLLDRRRGQDGAYIGCMKSGDVISEEGKAWYEPDWWKFGDEKSYFRHASGALLILSKNLAEYVNINSASLKTYAHDDVSVGSWMMGLQATYIDDNRLCCSSIRQDKVCSLA; translated from the exons ATGGAGAGTTTACCGACGACAATGAAATCGGAAAGGCGGTGGAGATCTAAGCCTCTCCAGGCCTCGAAACCCTCGCTTCTGATGGCCTTCCTCTCTTGCGTAGCTTGGCTCTATGTTGCCGGCCG GTTGTGGCAAGATGCAGAGAACAGAAAATTACTTACTGGCCTTCTTGACAAGAACTCCCTCCAG AGACCCAAAGTGCTTACAGTTGAAGATAAGCTAACGGTTCTAGGATGCAG AGATCTGGAGAGGAGGATTGTGGATGCTGAAATGGAATTGACGTTGGCGAAGAGTCAAGGGTACCTCAAGAACCAATTGCAGCAAAGTGGGTCTTCTTCTGGCCAAAAGCTTCTTGCTGTTATTGGGGTTTATACTGGATTTGGTAGTCGCTTGAACCGAAATGTGTTTAGAGGGTCTTGGATGCCTAAAG GTGATGACTTGAGAAAACTTGAAAAAAGAGGAGTGGTCATTCGCTTTGTAATTGGTCGGAG TGCCAATCGAGGTGATAGCTTAGATCGCAATATTGACGAGGAAAATCGCTCAACAAAGGATTTCTTGATTCTT GAAGGTCATGAGGAGGCTCAAGAAGAGCTGCCTAAGAAAgcgaaatttttcttcagtacTGCAGTTCAAAAATGGGATGCAGAATTTTACGTAAAAGTTGATGACAATATAGGCCTGGATCTTG AGGGGTTAATTGGACTTCTTGATCGTCGGCGTGGTCAAGATGGTGCTTACATTGGGTGCATGAAGTCAGGAGATGTGATATCTGAAGA GGGAAAGGCTTGGTATGAACCTGACTGGTGGAAATTTGGCGATGAGAAATC GTACTTCCGACATGCATCTGGCGCTCTTCTTATCCTCTCCAAGAATTTAGCGGAGTATGTTAACATCAACAG TGCATCTCTCAAGACTTATGCTCATGATGATGTATCAGTGGGTTCATGGATGATGGGTCTCCAAGCAACTTACATAGATGACAATCGCCTTTGCTGCAGTAGCATTAGACAAG ACAAGGTGTGTTCCCTGGCTTGA
- the LOC133871022 gene encoding hydroxyproline O-galactosyltransferase HPGT3-like isoform X1, producing MESLPTTMKSERRWRSKPLQASKPSLLMAFLSCVAWLYVAGRLWQDAENRKLLTGLLDKNSLQRPKVLTVEDKLTVLGCRDLERRIVDAEMELTLAKSQGYLKNQLQQSGSSSGQKLLAVIGVYTGFGSRLNRNVFRGSWMPKGDDLRKLEKRGVVIRFVIGRSANRGDSLDRNIDEENRSTKDFLILEGHEEAQEELPKKAKFFFSTAVQKWDAEFYVKVDDNIGLDLEGLIGLLDRRRGQDGAYIGCMKSGDVISEEGKAWYEPDWWKFGDEKSYFRHASGALLILSKNLAEYVNINSASLKTYAHDDVSVGSWMMGLQATYIDDNRLCCSSIRQGEFVAMLNF from the exons ATGGAGAGTTTACCGACGACAATGAAATCGGAAAGGCGGTGGAGATCTAAGCCTCTCCAGGCCTCGAAACCCTCGCTTCTGATGGCCTTCCTCTCTTGCGTAGCTTGGCTCTATGTTGCCGGCCG GTTGTGGCAAGATGCAGAGAACAGAAAATTACTTACTGGCCTTCTTGACAAGAACTCCCTCCAG AGACCCAAAGTGCTTACAGTTGAAGATAAGCTAACGGTTCTAGGATGCAG AGATCTGGAGAGGAGGATTGTGGATGCTGAAATGGAATTGACGTTGGCGAAGAGTCAAGGGTACCTCAAGAACCAATTGCAGCAAAGTGGGTCTTCTTCTGGCCAAAAGCTTCTTGCTGTTATTGGGGTTTATACTGGATTTGGTAGTCGCTTGAACCGAAATGTGTTTAGAGGGTCTTGGATGCCTAAAG GTGATGACTTGAGAAAACTTGAAAAAAGAGGAGTGGTCATTCGCTTTGTAATTGGTCGGAG TGCCAATCGAGGTGATAGCTTAGATCGCAATATTGACGAGGAAAATCGCTCAACAAAGGATTTCTTGATTCTT GAAGGTCATGAGGAGGCTCAAGAAGAGCTGCCTAAGAAAgcgaaatttttcttcagtacTGCAGTTCAAAAATGGGATGCAGAATTTTACGTAAAAGTTGATGACAATATAGGCCTGGATCTTG AGGGGTTAATTGGACTTCTTGATCGTCGGCGTGGTCAAGATGGTGCTTACATTGGGTGCATGAAGTCAGGAGATGTGATATCTGAAGA GGGAAAGGCTTGGTATGAACCTGACTGGTGGAAATTTGGCGATGAGAAATC GTACTTCCGACATGCATCTGGCGCTCTTCTTATCCTCTCCAAGAATTTAGCGGAGTATGTTAACATCAACAG TGCATCTCTCAAGACTTATGCTCATGATGATGTATCAGTGGGTTCATGGATGATGGGTCTCCAAGCAACTTACATAGATGACAATCGCCTTTGCTGCAGTAGCATTAGACAAGGTGAGTTTGTTGCAATGcttaacttttaa